The following DNA comes from Winogradskyella sp. PG-2.
AAAGCCAATAATAAAGATAAATGGTGGTTAAGCTATTTATAATGAAGTAGAACTAAAAAGCGTTAATGTTTATAAAAGTACACTTAATACATCTTGCTTTTTTATACTTTTAAAATAAATCAACTAAAATGAAATCAGCTAAATCAACCAGAATTGAATCCATCGATATTTTGAGAGGTCTTGTAATGATAATTATGGCTTTAGACCATGTTAGAGATTACACAAATACAGGCTATATGTTTGTTGACCCAACAAATCTTGAAACTACGACACCTATGTTATTCTTTACACGATGGATAACCCATTTTTGTGCACCCGTTTTTGTATTCTTAGCCGGAACTTCAGCTTTTCTATATGGAAGTAAGAAGTCCTCAAAAAATGGTCTTGCAAAATTTTTATTTACCAGAGGTCTATGGTTAGTATTTATAGAATTAACTGTCGTTAACTTTGCTTGGACATTCGATATAACATTAAGTGTACACATATTCCAAGTGATTTGGGCTATTGGTATATGCATGATGCTTTTAGCAGCATTAATTTACTTACCAAAAAAAATACTATTTACCCTAGGATTTTTAATACTACTTGGTCATAATTTCCTTGATGGAATAACACAACAAGGCACAGAACCATTATCGTTATTATGGTATTATGTGCATCAGTTTAATTTTCAAGTTATCAATGAAGGGCAAGGCATGTTAGCCATTGCTTATCCATTTCTACCATGGTTAGGTATTATTATTTTAGGGTATTGTTTTGGGCATTTTTATCAGAAAGAATTTGATGCAACAATTAGAAAGACTTGGTTGCTTCGTATAGGTATTGGAGCTATCCTTCTATTTTTTATTTTACGTTTTGCAAATATTTATGGTGATTCAAAGGCTTGGTCTTCTCAAGATAATTTAACTTATACTCTTTTATCTTTTTTTAATGTTACAAAATATCCACCTTCATTAATCTACACATTAATGACTATTGGACCTGCATTATTATTTTTATATGCTATTGAAACTGTTAAAAATAAAGTCACCAATTGGCTACTCGTATTTGGTCGGGTTCCTTTCTTCTATTACATTTTACACCTGTATCTTATCCATCTTATTGGCCTGATTGGGCTCGTAATTTTAGGTGAGAACTTGCAAGAACTTATAATGACTGTAAATCGTTTTAAAAGTGGTTACCTATTTAATATTGGATTTGATCTCTGGGTCACTTACCTAGTATGGATTCTAGTTATTATTATTCTCTATCCTATTTGTAAAAAATACATGAAATATAAAGCCAATAATAAATACAAATGGTGGCTAAGTTATTTGTAACTTTATAACATCATTCAATCATAAATATTAAAACCAACCGCCAAACATGAAATCACAATTTAAATTTAATAGACTTGTTCTCTCTTTTACTATTTTATTTCTTTTATCAGGTCTTTTAGCTTTTGCTCAAGGTACACGATTACTTCGTCAACCTGATATTAGTAATACACATATCACTTATACTTATGGAAGTGATATATGGGTTTCTGAATTAAATTCTAAAGATGCTAAGCGTATCACATCAACTGCAGCCGTAGAATCTAACCCATACTTTTCACCTGATGGAAATTGGATAGCTTTCAGCTCAAATCGTTCTGGTTCAAATAATGTCTATATCGTTTCAAAAGATGGTGGAGAACCTAAACGCTTAACATGGCACCCAAGTAGTTCTGCTGTAAGAGGGTGGACTAATGATGGTAAACATATTTTGTTTGCAAGTAATAGAGAAACTGCTCCTAGACCATATAACAGGTTATATACCATATCTATTGAAGGTGGAGCGCCTCAATTATTAACTAAACAATGGAGTTACGATGGAGCGTATTCACCAGATGGAAATCAACTCATAATAGATAAAATGGACCGTTGGGATGTAGAGTGGAGAGCCTATCGTGGTGGACAAAACACTCCTCTTATTATTCTCGATTTAGAAAATCAGAGTGAAGTGTTACTTCCTAATGAAAGTACTACAGATATTAAACCAATGTGGTTAGGAGATGAGATTTACTTTCTATCCGATAGGGATTTAGTATCAAACATTTGGTCGTATAATCCGAGAACTAAAGAATTAAATCAAATTACAAAATATAAAGGTTCTGATGTAAAATGGCTAAATGGAAATGGCAACACTTTAGTATACGAACGTGATGGTTATTTACATAAAATGAGCATTTCATCAAGTAAATCCTCACAATTAGAAATTAACGTTGTTGGAGATTTTCCTTGGGCAGAAACTAAATGGAAAGATGTGTCCCGTTCTACTCGCTCTGCATCATTATCACCAA
Coding sequences within:
- a CDS encoding DUF1624 domain-containing protein, producing MKSAKSTRIESIDILRGLVMIIMALDHVRDYTNTGYMFVDPTNLETTTPMLFFTRWITHFCAPVFVFLAGTSAFLYGSKKSSKNGLAKFLFTRGLWLVFIELTVVNFAWTFDITLSVHIFQVIWAIGICMMLLAALIYLPKKILFTLGFLILLGHNFLDGITQQGTEPLSLLWYYVHQFNFQVINEGQGMLAIAYPFLPWLGIIILGYCFGHFYQKEFDATIRKTWLLRIGIGAILLFFILRFANIYGDSKAWSSQDNLTYTLLSFFNVTKYPPSLIYTLMTIGPALLFLYAIETVKNKVTNWLLVFGRVPFFYYILHLYLIHLIGLIGLVILGENLQELIMTVNRFKSGYLFNIGFDLWVTYLVWILVIIILYPICKKYMKYKANNKYKWWLSYL